The following coding sequences are from one Hymenobacter sp. DG25A window:
- a CDS encoding ArsR/SmtB family transcription factor has product MKPLLSRVESKKVDKAAAMLKVLAHPKRLAIVDLLGKEEKMTVTEIYRNLDLPQAIASQHLITLKDRGILSSFKVGTKIYYSLSIPKLLDVIDSLEDCCDTL; this is encoded by the coding sequence ATGAAACCATTGCTTTCTCGCGTCGAATCGAAGAAGGTAGATAAGGCCGCTGCGATGCTTAAGGTGCTGGCTCACCCCAAGCGCCTGGCCATCGTCGACCTGCTGGGTAAGGAAGAAAAGATGACTGTCACGGAAATCTACCGCAATCTGGATTTACCGCAGGCTATAGCTTCTCAACACCTTATAACTCTCAAGGATCGGGGCATTTTGTCCTCATTCAAGGTGGGCACCAAAATCTACTACTCCCTGTCAATCCCCAAATTATTGGACGTGATTGATTCTCTTGAAGACTGCTGCGATACGCTCTAG
- a CDS encoding Glu/Leu/Phe/Val dehydrogenase dimerization domain-containing protein — protein MRDLLAKFENKRPEIVFEWKDAETEAEGWVVINSLRGGAAGGGTRMRKGLDKREVESLAKTMEVKFTVSGPAIGGAKSGINFDPQDPRKRGVLERWYRAVIPLLKSYYGTGGDLNVDEIHDVIPITEDYGLWHPQEGIVNGHYRATEPQKIQKIGQLRQGVVKVVEDEKFTPDRARRYTIADLITGYGVAEAVRHYYELWGGELQGKRAIIQGWGNVGAAAAYYLAQQGVRITGIIDRSGGLIREEGFSFEEVRELFLRRENNTLVADGLLSFEEVNRQIWTSGAEIFIPAAASRLVTSTQIEQLTGAGLEVISCGANVPFQDPEIFFGATGEYADQHVSVIPDFIANCGMARVFAYLMETNVEITDEAIFGDTSRIIRSALARTRQQGNQRTGIAMKSFELALRQLV, from the coding sequence ATGCGCGACCTGCTGGCAAAGTTTGAAAACAAGCGTCCGGAAATCGTTTTTGAATGGAAAGATGCGGAAACCGAAGCCGAAGGCTGGGTAGTAATCAACTCCTTACGGGGCGGGGCCGCCGGCGGGGGCACGCGCATGCGCAAAGGCCTGGACAAGCGTGAAGTAGAAAGCCTGGCTAAAACCATGGAGGTGAAGTTCACCGTCTCGGGCCCGGCCATTGGCGGCGCCAAGTCCGGTATCAACTTCGACCCCCAGGACCCACGCAAGCGTGGCGTATTGGAGCGCTGGTACCGCGCCGTTATTCCCCTGCTGAAAAGCTACTACGGCACCGGCGGCGACCTGAACGTGGACGAGATTCACGATGTAATTCCGATAACGGAGGACTACGGCCTATGGCACCCGCAGGAGGGCATCGTGAACGGACACTACCGCGCTACCGAGCCCCAGAAAATTCAGAAAATAGGCCAGCTGCGCCAGGGCGTGGTGAAAGTGGTGGAGGATGAGAAGTTCACCCCGGACCGAGCCCGCCGCTATACCATTGCCGACCTGATTACGGGCTACGGCGTAGCCGAAGCCGTGCGCCACTACTACGAGCTGTGGGGCGGCGAGCTGCAGGGCAAGCGCGCCATCATTCAGGGCTGGGGCAACGTGGGCGCCGCGGCGGCCTATTACCTGGCCCAGCAGGGCGTACGCATCACCGGCATTATTGACCGCAGCGGCGGCCTGATCCGCGAGGAAGGTTTCTCCTTTGAGGAAGTGCGGGAGCTGTTCCTGCGCCGCGAGAACAACACGCTGGTAGCCGATGGCCTGCTGAGCTTTGAGGAGGTAAACCGCCAGATCTGGACCTCCGGAGCCGAGATTTTCATTCCCGCCGCGGCCTCGCGCCTGGTAACCAGCACCCAGATAGAACAACTGACCGGCGCCGGCCTGGAGGTTATCAGCTGCGGGGCCAACGTGCCGTTCCAGGACCCGGAAATCTTCTTTGGGGCCACCGGCGAGTACGCCGACCAGCACGTATCCGTCATCCCCGATTTTATTGCCAACTGCGGCATGGCCCGGGTTTTCGCCTACCTGATGGAAACCAACGTGGAAATCACCGACGAAGCCATTTTCGGCGACACGTCGCGCATTATCCGCTCGGCCCTGGCCCGCACCCGGCAGCAGGGCAACCAGCGCACGGGCATTGCCATGAAATCATTCGAGCTGGCCCTGCGCCAGCTGGTGTAA